The following proteins are co-located in the Planctomycetia bacterium genome:
- a CDS encoding MFS transporter, whose protein sequence is MADTPASENKLYSSLFNRTFIGFLIAAFLAAFNDQCIHAAAMFFAIRTETLTPGLAISLMPILFFLPWAIFCTLAAYLSDKHSKRNMMIIWKLSEVVIALVALAGFWLGTHPPFPGAEHYGAWAVLACVFLMGSHSAFYVPNKYGVLPEIFPTHLLAKANGLVESASFLAVILGTASGGILSDEMFFKGNEVVIGYFLVGTSIFGSLCSLLILPMKPANPNAKFPGWNPLKLYAPLWADLKMLFSLASRRTALCSIAFFTFMTVYMRGVMYMHGESQNPIWSELKTSMVVASVALGIGIGSPLAGFLSGGKLELGMVTIGTLGMALFSAIGAACVLIHSTAGDVGLIIGLIAIGFFSGFYVLPMYTMLQFRAPKGGKGATIAASNFLNVTGAILASFLFWALQTGMHSAGLAPEVKATDVVVAKGILTRLEPPGSIETEAIEISSEGDDPAARKVIYSISAQHGAKEAALPPDFVAGKHDDHAAQAVIHRGKGVTVGDEVKVSTYIIHSKSTGKDVINYHVRLASKPVPTVYDNQNLPAYLFMGGTLLSFIVLGLLVWQLPDLFARTSIWLKSLGRYSISIVNSKYLPATGPIVMVTNATTPQHLGDIHACCDRLVITLQGQQADLAKELKQAQNALQADHLVLMTENAPALTDILSGLDAAIPQLQVLPVTYQIAQHKVQVILHEPLPASTTVKDIQLKLIS, encoded by the coding sequence ATGGCCGATACGCCTGCCAGTGAAAATAAACTCTACTCATCACTCTTCAACCGCACTTTCATTGGTTTCTTAATTGCAGCGTTCCTGGCGGCGTTTAATGATCAGTGCATTCATGCCGCCGCCATGTTTTTTGCGATTCGTACGGAAACGTTGACACCAGGCCTGGCGATCAGCCTGATGCCGATTCTGTTCTTCTTGCCCTGGGCCATCTTCTGCACGCTTGCTGCCTATCTTTCCGACAAGCACAGCAAACGCAACATGATGATCATCTGGAAACTCAGCGAAGTGGTGATTGCCCTGGTGGCTCTTGCCGGTTTCTGGCTCGGTACGCACCCGCCGTTCCCTGGCGCTGAACATTACGGCGCCTGGGCGGTGCTGGCTTGCGTATTTCTCATGGGCAGTCATAGTGCGTTCTATGTTCCCAACAAGTATGGCGTGCTGCCTGAGATTTTCCCGACGCATTTGCTCGCCAAAGCCAACGGCCTGGTCGAATCTGCATCCTTCCTTGCGGTCATCCTCGGCACTGCCAGCGGTGGCATTCTATCCGATGAAATGTTCTTCAAAGGCAACGAAGTAGTCATCGGTTACTTTCTGGTAGGCACTTCGATTTTCGGCTCTCTATGCAGTCTGCTGATTTTACCCATGAAGCCTGCCAATCCGAATGCGAAGTTTCCGGGGTGGAATCCGCTCAAGCTGTACGCACCGCTGTGGGCTGATCTGAAAATGCTCTTCAGCCTAGCTTCCCGCCGGACTGCTCTTTGCAGCATTGCCTTCTTCACGTTTATGACCGTCTACATGCGTGGCGTGATGTACATGCATGGCGAATCGCAGAACCCCATCTGGTCGGAACTCAAGACCAGCATGGTAGTAGCCTCCGTAGCACTGGGCATCGGTATCGGCAGTCCGCTGGCAGGGTTCCTTTCCGGCGGCAAGCTTGAACTGGGCATGGTGACCATCGGCACGCTTGGCATGGCACTCTTCAGTGCCATCGGCGCAGCGTGTGTACTCATACATAGCACCGCCGGTGATGTAGGCTTGATCATTGGCTTGATTGCCATCGGCTTCTTCTCCGGCTTCTATGTACTGCCTATGTATACGATGCTGCAGTTCCGTGCTCCCAAAGGGGGCAAAGGAGCTACGATTGCAGCAAGCAATTTTCTTAATGTGACAGGCGCTATCCTCGCTTCGTTTCTGTTCTGGGCCTTGCAGACGGGCATGCATAGTGCTGGGCTGGCGCCAGAAGTGAAAGCCACCGATGTGGTGGTTGCCAAAGGTATCCTTACGAGGCTGGAACCGCCTGGCAGCATTGAAACCGAAGCGATTGAAATCAGCAGCGAGGGCGATGATCCTGCAGCGCGCAAAGTCATCTACAGCATCAGTGCCCAGCATGGTGCCAAGGAGGCTGCATTGCCTCCCGACTTTGTGGCAGGCAAACACGACGACCATGCTGCCCAGGCTGTCATTCATCGCGGCAAAGGCGTTACCGTCGGCGATGAGGTCAAGGTTTCCACCTATATCATCCACAGCAAGTCGACTGGCAAGGATGTCATCAATTACCATGTCCGGCTGGCTAGCAAGCCTGTTCCTACGGTCTACGACAATCAGAACCTGCCAGCCTATTTATTCATGGGTGGCACGCTGCTGTCTTTCATTGTGCTGGGCCTCTTGGTCTGGCAACTACCGGACCTGTTCGCTCGAACCAGCATCTGGCTGAAGTCACTGGGCCGTTATTCCATCTCGATCGTCAATTCCAAGTATCTGCCTGCCACTGGGCCCATCGTCATGGTAACCAATGCCACCACACCTCAACATCTGGGAGACATCCATGCCTGTTGCGACAGGCTGGTGATAACCCTGCAGGGACAGCAGGCAGATCTCGCAAAAGAATTGAAACAAGCCCAGAATGCTCTGCAGGCTGACCACCTGGTGCTGATGACTGAGAACGCACCAGCTTTAACGGACATACTCAGTGGGCTCGACGCTGCAATCCCGCAACTGCAGGTATTGCCGGTGACGTACCAGATTGCGCAGCACAAAGTGCAGGTCATTCTGCATGAACCTCTCCCCGCGAGCACCACCGTGAAGGACATTCAGTTGAAATTGATCAGTTAG
- a CDS encoding DUF2442 domain-containing protein — protein sequence MHPIYRVKSFQTVAPYTLHVQFDDQTDQVINFEPVLFGELYGPLRELALFNQVKIDLEVHTLVWPNGADFDPATLHDWPTLAEALARKARQWELSAV from the coding sequence ATGCATCCTATCTACCGCGTGAAGTCGTTCCAAACGGTAGCGCCTTATACCTTGCACGTACAATTTGATGACCAGACAGATCAGGTGATCAACTTTGAGCCGGTTTTGTTCGGCGAGCTTTACGGCCCGTTGCGGGAGTTAGCCCTGTTCAATCAAGTGAAGATTGATCTTGAAGTCCACACACTGGTTTGGCCAAACGGTGCCGATTTCGATCCGGCCACACTCCACGACTGGCCAACACTGGCAGAGGCACTCGCACGAAAGGCGCGGCAATGGGAGCTCTCGGCTGTCTGA
- a CDS encoding pirin family protein translates to MSSKKVVDIVRNVPPHWVGDGFPVRSLFSYADRPERTDPFLLFDYAGPAQFEPAKKRRGVEKHPHRGFETVTIVYQGELSHRDSGGHAGNIGPGDVQWMTAASGVVHEEFHSERFTRMGGQFEVVQLWVNLPAREKMSKPRYQEILAAQIPTVKLPADSGGVRVIAGELEGTRGPAKTVTPVNVWDMFLHAGSTVELPIPKGHSTMVVVQKGRVMIRDDTLVGVQLAHMDREGDKVKLNAVVNSQLVVLTGEPLNEPIVGHGPFVMNSREEISEAIRDYQAGKMGMLR, encoded by the coding sequence ATGTCGAGTAAGAAAGTAGTGGATATCGTTCGCAATGTCCCCCCACACTGGGTAGGCGATGGCTTTCCGGTACGCAGCCTGTTTTCCTATGCAGATCGCCCGGAGCGTACCGATCCGTTCCTGCTTTTTGACTATGCAGGCCCGGCACAATTTGAACCAGCCAAGAAACGGCGTGGCGTGGAAAAACATCCGCATCGTGGCTTCGAGACGGTGACCATTGTTTATCAGGGAGAGCTTTCCCATCGCGATTCAGGTGGCCATGCCGGGAACATTGGTCCAGGCGATGTGCAATGGATGACCGCTGCTTCAGGTGTGGTGCATGAAGAGTTCCACAGTGAACGATTCACGAGAATGGGGGGGCAGTTTGAAGTGGTGCAACTCTGGGTGAATCTGCCTGCCCGCGAGAAGATGAGCAAGCCCCGGTATCAGGAAATACTCGCTGCCCAGATTCCGACCGTGAAACTTCCAGCGGACAGCGGTGGCGTTCGAGTCATTGCTGGCGAATTGGAAGGCACCCGAGGCCCGGCAAAAACCGTTACGCCTGTCAACGTGTGGGATATGTTCCTGCACGCAGGCAGCACAGTTGAACTGCCGATTCCGAAAGGCCACTCCACCATGGTCGTGGTGCAGAAAGGCAGAGTCATGATCAGAGATGACACGCTGGTAGGTGTACAACTGGCGCATATGGATCGCGAAGGCGACAAGGTCAAACTGAATGCCGTGGTGAATTCGCAGCTAGTGGTACTGACCGGCGAGCCGCTCAATGAACCCATCGTAGGCCACGGCCCGTTTGTCATGAACAGCCGGGAAGAAATCAGCGAAGCCATCCGCGACTACCAGGCGGGGAAGATGGGGATGCTGCGATAA
- the trpS gene encoding tryptophan--tRNA ligase produces MSTNSKRLRVLSGVQPSGKLHLGNYFGAIRQHIALQDTNESFYFIADYHAMTTLQNPQQLRDNVRDVALDYLALGLDPNKAAFFRQSDVPEVTELTWFLSTVAGMGLLERAHSYKDKVARGISPSVGLFTYPILMAADILAYRSNLVPVGQDQVQHLEMTRDMAGSFNSTYQTDLFPLPEARLDVAAVVPGIDGKKMSKSYQNTIDIFAEGKPLKKTVMSIVTDSTPLEAPKNPDTCNVFALYKLFASETEQQELADKYLAGGMGYGTSKTMLLEKIEGYFAPARARRKELAANLDYVEQVLKQGAAKARHEAQLTMEQARRIVGLR; encoded by the coding sequence ATGAGCACCAATTCCAAACGATTACGCGTTCTTTCGGGCGTGCAGCCTTCGGGTAAGCTGCATCTGGGCAATTACTTCGGCGCCATCCGCCAACATATTGCTTTGCAGGATACCAACGAGAGTTTCTACTTCATTGCTGATTATCATGCCATGACCACGCTGCAGAACCCGCAGCAGCTTCGTGACAATGTGCGTGATGTGGCTCTCGATTACCTGGCACTGGGACTCGATCCCAACAAGGCTGCTTTCTTTCGACAGTCGGATGTGCCTGAAGTCACCGAACTAACCTGGTTTCTTTCCACTGTGGCAGGCATGGGATTGTTAGAGCGTGCACATTCATACAAGGACAAGGTGGCGCGAGGCATTTCGCCCAGTGTTGGTCTTTTCACGTACCCCATTCTGATGGCTGCTGATATTCTCGCATACCGTTCCAACCTTGTGCCGGTCGGGCAGGATCAGGTTCAGCATCTGGAAATGACCCGCGACATGGCTGGTTCCTTCAACAGTACGTATCAGACCGATCTGTTCCCGTTGCCTGAAGCCCGCCTGGATGTTGCTGCAGTAGTGCCTGGCATTGATGGCAAGAAGATGAGCAAGAGTTATCAGAATACCATTGATATCTTTGCGGAAGGCAAGCCACTGAAAAAGACGGTGATGAGCATTGTCACTGACAGCACGCCTCTGGAAGCGCCTAAGAACCCGGATACCTGCAACGTGTTTGCACTCTACAAGCTCTTTGCGAGCGAAACAGAACAGCAGGAACTGGCGGACAAGTATCTAGCAGGTGGCATGGGGTATGGCACTTCCAAGACGATGCTGCTGGAGAAGATTGAAGGCTACTTTGCACCAGCACGGGCTCGTCGCAAGGAATTGGCAGCCAATCTCGACTATGTTGAACAGGTATTGAAACAGGGTGCAGCGAAAGCACGTCATGAAGCTCAACTCACGATGGAACAGGCCCGGCGTATCGTGGGCTTAAGGTAA
- a CDS encoding ASCH domain-containing protein: MNPRVYLQYHNCETQGTLPHTWRPEVQTVQIHTKVRSAKQAVGQVMLIAGLGSPRRYYLWSTFTTGRCLNKPGGVIQLEGTGWQLAPPVELTGADFQKFKAACANFIGFREISSLPFARKLLQYTEKYCPPGDGDIIAKALQAMQRYVCHPHVKQQLQSNVVRENVSENPYDMIALSIRQPHAEAILRGIKKVEYRSQATTKRGRVLIYASRIPVDDVPSWMKKYGIRDQAYDALPRGVIVGSVEIHDCEGGEWHLRNPQRATKLLTPRNRPQPIWFYPFR; the protein is encoded by the coding sequence ATGAACCCCCGGGTCTATCTTCAATATCACAATTGCGAGACCCAGGGGACGTTGCCTCATACTTGGCGGCCCGAAGTACAGACGGTGCAAATCCATACCAAAGTCCGCTCTGCAAAGCAGGCAGTTGGGCAGGTCATGCTGATTGCAGGTCTGGGCAGCCCACGTCGCTATTATCTTTGGAGCACGTTCACCACAGGTCGATGTCTCAACAAGCCGGGTGGCGTGATTCAACTGGAAGGAACAGGCTGGCAACTGGCTCCACCGGTGGAACTGACAGGTGCCGACTTTCAAAAGTTCAAAGCAGCCTGTGCCAATTTCATAGGCTTCCGCGAGATCAGTTCGCTGCCTTTTGCTCGCAAGCTGTTGCAGTACACGGAGAAGTATTGTCCGCCTGGCGATGGGGATATTATTGCGAAAGCATTGCAGGCTATGCAGCGTTATGTCTGTCATCCCCATGTTAAACAGCAATTACAATCGAATGTCGTGAGGGAAAATGTTTCCGAGAATCCTTATGACATGATTGCCTTGAGCATACGTCAGCCCCATGCGGAGGCGATTCTGCGAGGCATCAAGAAAGTGGAATACCGTTCGCAGGCAACCACGAAACGTGGCAGGGTGCTGATCTATGCCAGTCGTATTCCGGTTGATGACGTTCCATCATGGATGAAGAAGTATGGCATTCGCGATCAAGCATACGATGCGTTGCCTCGTGGGGTGATTGTTGGAAGTGTGGAAATACACGATTGCGAAGGAGGTGAATGGCACTTGCGCAATCCGCAACGAGCTACCAAGTTGCTAACACCTCGAAATCGCCCGCAGCCGATCTGGTTTTATCCGTTCCGATAG
- a CDS encoding HD domain-containing protein: MTIDQLKFPLISRLLIRSSDLALKAKLLIDNAHKLLTFSPSSFPSGTDHTATHTITVEQIAEMLLPESLVAKLTDEELFFLVLACHYHDLGMVGTVEADRDEEGRKQTRHAHALTIGERLKEHWQVLGFSTQREAEILGEVCRGHRPNRLKGVANWDDLHTEMILAPGVSIRTRLVAGLIYCSDELHLGGDRTPKLIEQYREVTQPDALKHWKRHGMISGPSILGEGRFTFDVAPKSAVAEEDLRANVFAKGLSARRDLVGLLKQSNITIEPRKVYVNWDRTGIWKSLITVCLASFPNPISEDELVNAVLEEWSKQTTKFTNLIELCQEEERDQTLDVRRAISKEVTKGSIDQNSKGISLSLQKKNADKFFELMREIDKIDELFAGRYRIGWETRLFESPFGRAYVEKNVLPAIERVFTVSFAYEPSLNEIRTILRYSPSAVRVAEVYQPSTSTVCKEELLRLAVITGGMYDLFNDTSRILEPEFRKAIWSTVKGNDQLETSLRWVEEMTLVGAYDPEQIEGLLIPSSAEQRAMETPKSSNEKTTIHFTQTIPNKAPAAATLMSYLVVASGRSGKPLTIAAETDGVLTADIKSAETEISGGKTIRSIRFAPERPRVVPSVTCPAILDYDEASNTIRFLLYPLSDPVGDQCPLLLKLPTPNKNNPMTMVTFTWSLRWDRMQIKHLKQIAYLNSISRSRAFRIESVLASDGRTIGVSNATGLEEGLFPLPSWLYLLLDALEGQDESLAIPIFVIQEELQKVALQDTAQKLDYWKEFRSSKKILGTAIVLQFATSAGKVYFEETLKTQPGRLFSAPRIDSPDISQTELEKKWDEGKEFFQLTSYYNKDIYELGEILRNWSTGDGADFPLHFSSSGSPPLYVKSMLSVTFHPICNTEWDDIQRVVFLLRPVNEPEGYSMEATYWESKGDKKRAELAREIADRKAKFEKEVDEKPQGVE, encoded by the coding sequence ATGACGATTGATCAGCTGAAGTTTCCTCTCATTTCAAGATTGCTCATTCGATCAAGTGATCTTGCACTTAAAGCAAAGCTCTTGATTGACAATGCACATAAGTTGCTAACCTTCTCGCCTTCAAGCTTTCCAAGTGGAACTGACCATACAGCTACTCATACTATTACGGTCGAACAAATTGCTGAAATGCTACTACCTGAGTCGCTAGTAGCCAAATTGACGGATGAAGAGTTGTTCTTTCTTGTCTTAGCATGCCACTACCATGATCTTGGAATGGTAGGCACTGTCGAAGCTGATCGTGATGAGGAAGGTCGTAAGCAAACGAGACATGCACATGCCTTAACAATTGGAGAGAGATTAAAAGAACACTGGCAAGTGCTTGGGTTTAGTACTCAAAGAGAAGCCGAGATTCTTGGTGAGGTATGTAGAGGCCACCGACCAAACAGATTGAAAGGCGTGGCAAATTGGGATGATCTCCATACTGAAATGATACTAGCCCCAGGAGTATCGATTAGAACGCGTCTTGTGGCCGGTCTTATTTACTGTTCAGATGAATTACATCTTGGTGGGGACAGAACTCCGAAGCTAATTGAGCAATACCGTGAAGTAACCCAGCCCGATGCTCTAAAGCATTGGAAAAGGCATGGGATGATTTCAGGTCCAAGTATACTTGGGGAAGGACGTTTCACATTTGACGTAGCGCCTAAGTCAGCTGTAGCCGAGGAAGACTTACGGGCCAATGTATTTGCAAAGGGCTTAAGCGCAAGACGAGATCTAGTTGGACTACTAAAGCAATCCAATATCACAATAGAGCCAAGAAAAGTTTATGTTAATTGGGATCGAACTGGAATTTGGAAGTCTTTAATCACAGTATGCTTGGCATCTTTTCCCAACCCAATTAGCGAAGATGAATTAGTAAACGCCGTCTTAGAAGAATGGAGCAAGCAAACTACCAAGTTCACGAATTTGATAGAACTTTGCCAAGAAGAGGAGCGAGACCAAACTTTGGACGTGAGACGCGCCATTAGTAAGGAAGTGACAAAGGGCAGTATCGATCAGAATTCCAAAGGCATAAGCCTATCTCTCCAAAAAAAGAACGCAGACAAGTTCTTTGAATTGATGCGTGAGATCGATAAGATTGATGAATTATTCGCTGGAAGGTACCGCATAGGGTGGGAAACTCGCTTATTTGAAAGTCCATTTGGAAGAGCATATGTAGAGAAGAATGTTCTCCCAGCAATCGAAAGAGTGTTTACCGTATCATTTGCTTACGAACCATCACTTAACGAAATAAGAACCATATTACGCTATTCGCCATCTGCTGTTAGAGTAGCAGAGGTTTATCAGCCAAGTACATCAACTGTTTGCAAAGAAGAATTATTAAGGTTGGCAGTGATCACTGGTGGCATGTATGACTTGTTCAACGACACTTCACGAATACTTGAGCCTGAATTTCGTAAAGCGATTTGGTCGACAGTAAAGGGCAATGACCAGTTAGAGACGTCGCTACGATGGGTCGAAGAAATGACATTAGTAGGGGCGTATGACCCTGAACAGATAGAAGGCTTGCTCATTCCTTCCAGCGCGGAACAAAGAGCAATGGAAACACCAAAATCGAGTAATGAGAAAACAACAATACATTTTACACAAACAATTCCCAATAAGGCCCCTGCGGCCGCAACACTAATGTCTTATTTGGTAGTTGCCAGTGGCCGTTCGGGAAAGCCTTTGACAATTGCTGCCGAGACAGATGGGGTACTTACTGCAGACATAAAAAGTGCCGAGACAGAAATTTCAGGGGGTAAGACCATACGATCAATACGATTTGCGCCGGAAAGGCCTAGAGTAGTCCCGTCTGTCACTTGCCCTGCGATCTTAGACTACGACGAGGCTTCGAACACAATCCGCTTCTTGCTGTATCCGCTTTCAGATCCAGTCGGCGATCAATGTCCGCTCTTACTGAAACTTCCAACGCCGAACAAGAATAATCCGATGACTATGGTGACATTTACATGGTCTCTGCGGTGGGACAGAATGCAAATTAAGCACCTAAAACAAATCGCATATCTCAATTCCATATCCAGAAGCAGAGCCTTCCGTATCGAATCAGTATTAGCGAGCGACGGTCGTACAATTGGAGTATCCAATGCGACTGGGCTTGAGGAGGGGTTATTTCCACTTCCTTCCTGGCTTTACCTACTCTTGGACGCACTTGAAGGACAAGATGAATCTCTTGCGATCCCAATATTCGTGATTCAGGAAGAACTACAGAAAGTTGCACTGCAAGATACTGCTCAAAAACTAGACTATTGGAAGGAATTTAGAAGCAGCAAGAAAATTTTGGGCACTGCAATCGTTCTTCAGTTCGCTACTTCGGCTGGCAAAGTCTATTTTGAAGAAACGCTTAAGACTCAACCAGGGAGATTATTTAGCGCGCCAAGAATTGATAGTCCAGATATTTCTCAAACTGAATTAGAGAAAAAATGGGATGAAGGAAAGGAGTTCTTTCAATTAACTTCTTATTACAATAAGGATATCTATGAATTAGGGGAAATACTCAGGAATTGGAGCACTGGTGATGGGGCGGATTTTCCGCTTCACTTTTCTTCATCCGGGTCGCCACCGCTATATGTCAAAAGCATGCTCTCAGTCACATTTCATCCCATTTGCAACACTGAGTGGGACGACATCCAACGAGTTGTTTTCCTTCTTAGACCAGTGAACGAGCCTGAAGGGTACTCAATGGAAGCGACGTACTGGGAATCGAAGGGGGATAAGAAGCGAGCTGAGCTGGCTCGTGAAATTGCCGATAGGAAAGCAAAGTTTGAAAAAGAGGTTGACGAGAAGCCCCAAGGTGTAGAGTGA
- a CDS encoding PEP-CTERM sorting domain-containing protein, producing MLLSLCVLALGLTAARADIIIDFQSLEVNDSGYHSQGFTYSEDGFTLDNLSSPFPFATFGTGEFRYPGSTAMFNDTVLGITRLTKTGGGAFDLLSIDLCQLNFTSGTVDVTFVGEFDGGGTISQTVTIAVQGTFALQTFNLVGFTNLVNVQWEQTPNFHQFDNIRIGDGVAVPVPSSIVLMGIGSLGMIGYSLRRKKLPADC from the coding sequence ATGTTGTTGTCCCTTTGTGTGCTGGCGCTCGGCCTAACCGCTGCCAGAGCCGATATCATTATTGATTTTCAGTCGTTGGAAGTGAATGACAGCGGTTATCACAGCCAGGGATTCACTTATTCTGAGGATGGTTTTACCCTCGATAACCTCTCATCTCCATTCCCCTTTGCAACATTTGGCACAGGCGAATTCCGCTACCCCGGTTCGACTGCAATGTTCAACGATACAGTTTTGGGAATTACTCGATTGACGAAGACAGGCGGGGGCGCATTTGATCTGCTGTCTATCGATCTCTGCCAACTCAACTTTACGAGTGGCACTGTTGATGTCACGTTTGTAGGTGAATTCGACGGTGGTGGAACTATTTCCCAGACAGTCACCATTGCGGTTCAGGGAACATTTGCGTTGCAGACCTTTAATCTTGTAGGTTTCACCAACCTGGTAAATGTTCAATGGGAACAGACGCCTAATTTCCATCAATTCGATAACATCCGCATTGGCGATGGAGTTGCAGTTCCCGTACCTTCCAGCATCGTGCTGATGGGTATTGGCAGTCTAGGTATGATCGGTTATAGCCTGCGTCGCAAGAAACTGCCTGCAGACTGTTAA
- a CDS encoding DUF4160 domain-containing protein — MYMEVGVPHHLPHFHAYYQDDVAIIGLDPVELIAGELPRRQRRLVEAWAELHQEELLADWARLQAGQSPLPIDPLE; from the coding sequence ATGTACATGGAGGTTGGAGTACCACACCACCTGCCACATTTTCATGCTTACTATCAAGACGATGTGGCAATCATTGGGCTCGATCCAGTCGAATTGATCGCCGGTGAACTCCCGAGACGCCAGCGCCGTCTTGTGGAGGCATGGGCAGAGCTTCACCAGGAAGAACTGCTCGCTGATTGGGCACGATTGCAGGCGGGACAATCGCCTTTGCCGATTGATCCTCTGGAGTGA